The genomic segment TTACTGCTCCCTGAGGCCAGAGGAGGAAATCAGGGAAAACATAGCTTAGATTATCGGCGGTGAGGCGCCAGCCGGCCATGTTTTTCACCTTTTCAGCGGCGCTCCGGATTATAATGGCTTCTTTGCCTTCGACACCGGCATTTATTATCGCCTCAATATACACTCCTTCTTCGCTTACGGCTGGCGAAGGGATGGGGGTGGGACTTGGCGGCTGGGTTGCTACAGGAGTGAAAACCGGGGTCGGTGGTTGAAAGGGCAGGGTAAAAGTGGGGGTGGGTTCTGGCAACTTGCCTCCAGGGATTAAGAGTTCCTGTCCGGGGTAGATGAGGTCGGGATTGGAGATGGCATTGATGCGCATCAGGTCTTCCAGGGAGACCCCGAACTTTTCTGCAATGTGAGAAAGTGTATCCCCTTCTTGGACCACGTAGGTTCTTGGGCGAGTTGCCTGGGGCTGCGGGGAAGCCTCTGATGACGGAGATGATACAAAGGCTGGGGTGGGGGTGGGCAAAATGTATACGGGTCTTCGGCCCAGGGCGAAAACCACTATAAGGCTTATAATAAGTGAAACCACAGCGTTTACACTTAGTATGAAAATAGCCTGCCTCCGGGTCATTTCTGTCCTCCTTGGAGGAAATTATACCCTGCAATCAATTGCGAAGGCAATTTATCCTGAGAGTGCTCCCCGAAACCTTAAAAAGGGAGCAATCAACCAACCCCTGCATCCCGCCCACGAGTGGGACCCTAAACCATGGCAAACCTCAAGCCCACGAGGGTGGGGAAAATTCGGAGGTCCAGGGGCAAAGCCCCCTGGCAGGGGGCCTGGGGGATGTGCCCCCAGAATCCTCAAAAAGGGAGCAATCAACCAACCCCTGCACCCCGCCCACGAGTGGGACCCTAAACCATGGCAAACCTCAAGCCCACGAGGGTGGGGAAAATCGGGGGGTGGAGGGGGGCATAAGCCCCCATCCCGAGAAGTATAAAGCCTGACACTAAAAGCTAAACGGAAGAGCCCCATCTCAGGCCACAAGGAGAGCTTTGCGCAGTCCTGCCCAGCAGCGTGTTCCAGGATGAAGACATGCACTATTGACTTGCAGGCGACATCCTGATAACCGCAACCAACAACGGGATTGAAAGAAGCTGAGTCACTACCGAAAAGGCGACCATCGAAGGAAGCGATACATCGTAAAGGATGCCCAACAAAGCACTTCCCAAGAACCAGGCAATCCCAAATCCTGTATTGAAAATGCCATAAGCTGTACCGCGCTTGTCCCGGGAAACCATCCCCGCCACAGCAGCCCGCATGATGGACTCCTGCGCGCCAATGCTTGCCCCCCAGAGGGCTACACCAAATAATGCCCCATGGAAACGACCCAGAAAGACCATAGGAACCGCAAGGGCCGAGAGCACCACAACTATCAGGAGTACCTTAAGCCCCAACCGGTCATAAACCCGTCCAAGCCCAAGGGCTGCGAGCGCATCCACCCCCATGGCCACGGCGTAGAAAATCGGAATCCACACTTCAGGGACAACCCCGGCTTTGCCAAAGTGGAAAGCTATAAGCGGGAAATCGGCTACGCCGGCCGCTACAAAAGCCATAGCTATAAGGTAGAGCCAGAACGCTCGGGCAAGACCCCCTGGTTGCATCGCACCAGCGCTGATTTCCAGAGCTTGCGGTCGGGGGTTAAGATTGCGCGCAACGGTGAGCACAGTCAGGGCAAATAAAGCTGGAACAAGCAACGCAGCAAAGCTGAGACGGTATCCTCCTCCGAGGTAAAGGACTGCTGCTACAACCATTGGCCCCAGGATGGCGCCGATCTGGTCAAGAGCTTCGTGCACGCCGAAACCCCATCCACGCCCTATTCTACTTGTAGCATGAGAAAGCATCGCATCGCGAGCGGGCGTCCGTATAGCTTTGCCGATGCGTTCTGCTACTATCAGCGCCGCAGCCACTTCCCAGCGCCCGGCGAGGGCGAGGAGTGGAACAGCCAGCAAGTTTACGGCGTAGCCTACGAACGTAAAGCCCCAGTATTGCCGAGTCCTATCGCTCAAATACCCGGATACCAGGCGCAGAGAATAACCGAGCAGTTCCCCCAAGCCGGCCACAACCCCGACTACTGCGGCACTGGCCCCCAGTAGCCCAAGATATGGCCCGGTAATGCTGCGGGCCCCTTCGTAGGTCATATCAGCAAACAGGCTTACTACCCCAAGTAGCACAACAAATCTGAGAGCTAAAGCGGTGGAGCTGACAACATTGGCAGGCTTACCATCCACGGAAGCACCTCCTTTTCTAAAACAGCCTGATCTGAAAGTTCCTCTCCGCTTGCATGGAAAGAACCCTTGCTTGTTCCCTCAAATTTATTCTCAAGGTGAATAGCTGTCAAATCTTTCAGACCCCCGCCGGCAGCGAATAATATTGTGCCCCAGAAAACCAGCGCCCACTGGCTATCGGGTAAGAGTGACCTTCTGAAGTCCAGGAGGGCGATCGGGGTCAA from the Anaerolineae bacterium genome contains:
- a CDS encoding MFS transporter, which produces MTYEGARSITGPYLGLLGASAAVVGVVAGLGELLGYSLRLVSGYLSDRTRQYWGFTFVGYAVNLLAVPLLALAGRWEVAAALIVAERIGKAIRTPARDAMLSHATSRIGRGWGFGVHEALDQIGAILGPMVVAAVLYLGGGYRLSFAALLVPALFALTVLTVARNLNPRPQALEISAGAMQPGGLARAFWLYLIAMAFVAAGVADFPLIAFHFGKAGVVPEVWIPIFYAVAMGVDALAALGLGRVYDRLGLKVLLIVVVLSALAVPMVFLGRFHGALFGVALWGASIGAQESIMRAAVAGMVSRDKRGTAYGIFNTGFGIAWFLGSALLGILYDVSLPSMVAFSVVTQLLSIPLLVAVIRMSPASQ
- a CDS encoding LysM peptidoglycan-binding domain-containing protein, whose translation is MTRRQAIFILSVNAVVSLIISLIVVFALGRRPVYILPTPTPAFVSSPSSEASPQPQATRPRTYVVQEGDTLSHIAEKFGVSLEDLMRINAISNPDLIYPGQELLIPGGKLPEPTPTFTLPFQPPTPVFTPVATQPPSPTPIPSPAVSEEGVYIEAIINAGVEGKEAIIIRSAAEKVKNMAGWRLTADNLSYVFPDFLLWPQGAVTLYTHSGKNNPAELYWGLDKPILHQVKKLTLYNREGQPVSSYQVRSP